CCTGATACAACTATGGGGATTATGGTATTCCTGAGTAAAACAATCAACTATTCAGATTTTCCACCAGCATGCTCCGCCAGTTCGCTGACGTCATCATCAAGCCTGGCACCGCCGGAGTTGGCGGCTGGTGTTTTATCCTGCGTCAGCAGTCCGGAAGGCTCACGCTGATGGACAAGATTGCCGTTTACCGACGCTCCCATGGCCATCTGGATAAGATTGTAGTACACGCTTCCGTTGACAGCGGCCTTCTCCGCCAGCTCCAGATGAGCAGACGCATAGACATCGCCATGGACCGTACCATTGATAATCACGTGAGGCGCAGAAATGTCGCCGGTAATCTCCCCCACCTCCGACACGCGCAAGACCGCATCACTGCCGTCCTCGGCTAATACCTTGCCACGAATATGGCCATCAACATGCAAGCCGCCAGAGAAATGCACATCACCTTCGATGGTCGTTCGTGACGAAATCAAAGTGTCAAAGTTCCCAGTTGGCCGGCGGGGCTTCTGTTTTTTCTTGCCTAGCATTTCTAGTTCTCCGTTAAATCGTCCCAGTTGAATGTGCGTTCAGCCTGCGAGGATTTGCGCCCTTCAGCCTGAGCAACCACTTGTACTTCAAGTGGTTCGAAATCATCAGGCAGCGCCAGTCTGCCTTCCACGTCCTGAAAGTACCGAAACCGGAATTTCACGCCAAGATCCTGAATTTCCTGCGACAAATCGCGCAGCGCAATAACTTCCTTCTTGTCGTCACGCATGCCAATTATGTTAACGGCCACGACGCCCGAAATATAACTCTTGTTATTGCCTACCTGCGTCAGCACCAACTTGAAACTGTAAACGCCGGACTGGCGATCGCTGGCCAGCGAAAAGCGGTCCACCTGCAATCCCTTGCTTGTCTCTGATGGAGCCATAATATTTTTGTAGAAAGTCAGGTCAGATTGCAGGGCGCTGACACGGGTCTCCAGATCCACTATGGTTTTCCGGGCCTGTTTCAGCGCCTGTTCATCCATTAACTGGCCTCGTTCGAGATTGACCAATTGCTGTAGTGCCTCACTATGGCTGGCTTCCAGCGCAGTGATCTTATCCTCCAGCCGCTCACTGGATTCTTCAGCACTGGTGAAACGATAACCGCCCTGCACCACGCCAACTGCATAACCAACCACTGCAGCCACTAATGTAAACACCAACAGAATCAACGACCGTCTCAGCCGGTACCCCGGCCGGTGGCGGATAACCACATACTCCTCCGCCGGTTTACGCTGTTCGCTCACTAGCATTCCTCAGGGCAGTAATGCAGGCGCGTCAAGACCCTGCGTTTCTTTGAGACCAAGCATTATGTTCATATTCTGAACAGCCTGACCCGCAGCACCTTTAACCAGGTTATCTATAACAGACGAAATGATAACAATGTTGCTCTGCTCCTGCCGGTGCAGCGCCATACGACACAGATTCGCTCCCCGCACACTGCGGGTTTCCGGATGGCTGCCGAAAGGCATCACATCAACAAACGGCTCATCCCGATACCGTTCTTCGTACAGCAGTTGCAGGCGATCAAAATCAGCCGGGTTCTTCAACTCCGCATATAGCGTTGCCTCTATGCCCCGAACCATCGGCACAAGGTGCGGTACAAAGGTTACACCGGTTGCAGTGCCGGCGGCGGCAGACAAGCCCTGCCGGATTTCCGGTAAGTGGCGATGACCCGATGCACCGTAGGCCTTGAAGCTTTCGCTGACCTCACCGTACAGCATGCCGATCTTGGCCTGCCGGCCACCGCCACTGGCACCGGATTTTGCGTCGGCAATCAACCGGGACGGATCTACAAGCCCTTTTTCCAGCAAAGGCAAAAAGCCAAGCTGGACTGCCGTCGGGTAACATCCAGGATTGGCAACCAACTGAGCCCTGGCAATCTCATCCCGCACAACTTCCGGTAATCCGTATACTGCCTTTTCAGCCCATTCGGGGGATTCGTGTGGCATTCCGTACCATTCGGACCACACATTAAGGTCCTTCAGACGGAAATCTGCAGAGAGGTCAATTACCCGGACACCGGATGCCATAAGCTCGGGGATCATACGCATGGCAACGCCATGGGGCGTCGCAAAAAACACCAGGTCACACTGCGCCAGAACACTGGGATCAGGCTCTGAAAATGCCAGGTCGAAATGCCCGCGGAGATTCGGGTACATTTCGGCCACGGGCATCCCTGCCTCTGACCGGGAGGTAATACAACTCACCGTAACTTCAGGGTGAACGGCGAGAATTCTGAGCAGCTCGACGCCGGTATACCCGGTGCCGCCAACGATACCTACTTTAATCAACTTACTCTCCAGCGACGTCGTATCAGGACTTGGAAGTGAATCTCTTATACTATCATGATAAACCAACGACTTATTGCAGCTTGCAGGACGACGGTTACAATGTTGTCAGAAACCCTCTGGCAGGCCACCCTCTTGTTCCGGAACACCGGCATCCATGAATAAATTCTGGCATAAGATTGGCGAAAAACTGATCACGGCATTCCCGCCAAGATTCTCCGGCGTAGATTCATTACCTCAACTGGCCATCCTCGGTCTGCTATCGGGGCTGGTTACCGGTGCAGTCATTCTGATTTTCAGGCTGGCCATCGAGTGGCCCCTGGAACACTTTCTGCCAGGCGAGGGGTCAGAAGCATTTGAGAGTCTGGACATTCTTACCCGGGGGCTGCTCCCCCTGGCGGGGGCTCTTGGCCTCGGTCTGTTACTTCACCGTCTGGCAACTCAGGACCGGAAGGTAGGGGTTGCTCACGTCATGGAGCGCCTGAACTACCACCAGGGTTACATCACTATGAGAAGCGCTGTTATCCAATTCATTTTGGGCGTAACAACCGTCGTCACAGGACAATCCGCAGGCCGTGAAGGGCCGGCCGTGCATTTGGGAGCTGCGTTTTCGAGTTTGATGGGGCAGTGGATGCGGCTACCAAACAACAGCATCCGCACGCTGGTTGCCTGTGGATGCGCTGCAGCCATTTCCGCATCATTCAACACGCCGATTTCCGGAGTTATTTTTGCCATGGAAGTGGTGATGATGGAATATACCATTGCAGGCTTCACCCCCATCATTCTTGCAGCTGTCAGTGCTGCTATCGTAACCCAGGTCGTATACGGCACAGAGCCAGCGTTCAGCGTTCCGGCCCTGACAATGAACTCGCTGCTGGAGATACCCTGGATTCTGGTTATTGCCATCGTTATTGGTATCGCTGCAGCGCTTTTCATCCGCCTGGTCGATTCCATGGGACGCTTCAATGACCGCCCCATTTTCCTCCGCGTGATTATTGCCGGCGTTCTGATGGTTCCTGCCGCGATACTGGTGCCTCAGACCATGGGAATTGGCTACGACACGGTCAATGAAACCATAAACGGCGAGCTCGGCTTCTGGCTGTTACTGAGCGCGGGAGCGGCCAAACTTGTGATCACAGCCCTGACTGTAGGGTTGGGTATGCCAAGCAGCATTATCGGTCCAACACTGTTCATGGGCGCCACCCTTGGTGGAGCCATGGGACTGATAGGCGCCGAGATCATACCCGAGCATGCGTCATCTGTGGGTTTTTACGCCATGCTCGGGATGGGCGCCATGATGGGCGCAGTGCTGCAAGCGCCGCTGGCTGCGCTCATGGCGCTGATGGAGCTGACCCGGAATCCACACATCATTCTCCCGGGCATGCTTATTATCACTACATCCACCCTCATCACGAGCGAGGCATTTGGACAAAAGTCCCTGTTCCTTACGGTTTTGAAAAGCCAGGGTCTGAGCTATCAAAGTTCACCGGTTATTCAGGCCCTGCGCCGGGTATCCGTGGCCGCGATCATGGACAAAAGCATTCTGCGCATCGAAAGGCACCTGACAACCGAGGAGGCCCGGAAGGCCCTGAAAGCGGAGCCTAAGTGGCTGGTGGTAGAGGGCAGCAACGGGCCAACCTCCCTGTTACCCGCAGTCGATCTGGCGCGGTATCTGGAAGACCACGGCGAAGTGGCTGCAGAGAACGATGCTGAACAGCCAAAATCCATTGATCTGATGGATATCCCGGCTAACCGTCGTGATATTGCACCCGTGCAATATCAGGCCACGCTCGAAGAAGCCCTGCAGGAATTCGAAACGACAAGCGCCGAAGCTCTGTATGTACAACGCCATGTGGCGCCAATGATTCAACGGATTTATGGTGTCGTGCTTAAATCCGATATCGAAAGTTATTACCAATATCGACGGAGCTGATCAATGTTGTGGGTTAAAGCCTTTCACATAATATCTCTGGTGTGCTGGTTTGCAGGTATTTTTTACCTGCCCAGACTGTTTGTATACCATGCTGCCTGCGAAGATAAACCCGGACGTGAGCGCTTCAAAATCATGGAAAGGAAGCTCTACCGGGGCATTACCACCCCGTCGATGATTGCCACTGTGATATTTGGTATCTGGCTGCTCAGTTATAACGTATCAGGCTATTTCAGCCAGGGCTGGCTGCATGTAAAACTGGTTCTTGTGGCACTACTGATTGTCTATCACTTTTATTGCGGTCATCTGGTCAAGGTGTTTCGAGACGACCAGAACACCCGTAGCCATGTCTTCTACCGCTGGTTCAATGAACTGCCCGTATTCATTCTGCTGGCCGTTGTTATCCTCGCTGTCGTTAAACCTTTTTAGGGAGTTTTAGCCATCAAACATTACACTCGCCCTCAGGTACTTGTTCTTTCCGGCCTGGACCCCTCCGGCGGCGCCGGCATTCAGGCCGACATCCAGGCCATCACGTCACTGGGGTGCCACCCATTGCCGGTACTTACCTGCCTGACTGTTCAGGACACCCGCAATGTTTACGATGCCGAGGCCGTCAACCCGGAACTGATTCGTGAACAACTCCGGTGCCTCTCCGAAGATGTCCCCATTCACGCTGTCAAAACCGGGGCCCTTGGCAACGCCGCAGTAGTCGATGTGCTCGCGGAGTTTCTTGAGAATTACCCTGACATCCCGGTTATCACCGATCCGGTAATCAAGGCAGCGGGCGGCGGCGATCTTGCAGATGACGACCTGCTTTCAGCCATGAAAAAGCGACTGTTCCCCCTGGCTGAAATGATAACTCCCAACGGCGTAGAGCTGGCTCTGCTGGGAGAGAATGACAATCCCGATGAGGCTGCACGCAGGCTAATTGAGGAAGGGTGCACATCGGTGCTTGCAACCGGAGGCCACGGAACCGGCGTTCGCATCACCAATACACTTTACACCTATTCTCCAACCCCGATGTCGTGGAACATAGAGCGTATTGGAGGCGAATATCATGGCACCGGCTGTACGCTCGCAGCAGCTATTGCGGCAGGGCGAGCTCAGGGGTTATCCCCCCGTGCCGCAATTTCCCAGGCTCAAAACTACGTGCATCGCACGATCCTGCACGCACTTGAGGTGGGCAGGGGACAGCCAGTTCCAGACCGGGGCATTTTGTGGGAACGATGAAACCCCGCGTGCCGACAGGGCTTTACGCAATTACCGATAGCGGACTTACACCTCCTGCAACACTGGTTGCGTCCGTGGAAGCGGCGATTCTGGGTGGCGCAGTGATGGTACAATACCGTGAAAAGCTCGCCCCGATGGCGGAGCGCCTGGCCCAGGCCAGAAGCCTGCAATCAGTATGCTCTGCAGCTGGAGTACCATTACTTATTAATGATGACGCCACCCTCGCCAAACGGGTAGGTGCTGCAGGGGTTCACCTTGGCCAGTCAGATGGCTCTGCCTCTGAGGCCCGCCAACTGCTCGGCTATGACGCCATCATCGGCATTACCTGCCATGCAGACCCTGCACTTGCAAAGACCGCCATGGAGGCCGGAGCAGACTACCTGGCCTTTGGCCGTTTTTTTAACTCATCAACCAAGCCCGAAGCCCCTGCAGCTCCTACCGGCATACTGGCTCAAGCAAAGCGCTTCAACCTGCCAGTTACTGCTATTGGCGGTATCACCACAGAAAACGGTGAGCAGCTGATCCGGGCTGGCGCCGACCTGTTGGCCGTTGTCGGCGGGCTTTTTGGGGATAGCCCCGAAGCCATCAAGCAAAAGGCACAGGAATTTCAAAGGCTGTTTACCAGCCACCACCCTCTCTTTTCGACCCCCGATAACAGGAGCTCTCAAAAATGACGCACTCCGAAACCCTATTCGAACAGGCTCAAAAATATATCCCTGGCGGCGTAAACTCACCCGTCCGTGCATTCCGCGGCGTGGGCGGCACCCCGATCTTTTTTAACCACGCCCAGGGTGCTTACCTGTACGACGAGGATGGCAAGAAATATATCGATTACATTGGCTCCTGGGGCCCAATGATTCTTGGCCATTCGGAACAGCGCATTAAAGATGCCCTGCACGCTCAGGTTGATCAGGGTGTCGGCTATGGGGCTCCTACCTCAATCGAAACCGATATGGCACGGAAAGTCTGTGAACTGGTCCCGTCGATTGATCTGGTCCGCATGGTGAACTCCGGTACAGAAGCCACCATGAGCGCTATTCGTCTGGCCCGCGGCTTCACCGGGCGCGACAAGATCGTGAAATTTGAAGGTTGCTATCACGGTCATGCGGACTCTCTGCTGGTGAAGGCTGGCTCCGGGGCGCTGACTCTGGGCGTACCCAACTCACCTGGTGTTCCCGCCAGCCTGGCCGAACTGACACTGACTCTGGACTTCAATGATATTGAGGGCGTCCGCGAGACCTTCAGTAAAATAGGCGACCAGATTGCCGCTATCATCGTAGAGCCTGTGGCAGGCAACATGAACTGCATCCCGCCAGTTCCTGGCTTCCTGGAAGGGCTGCGGGAAGTCTGCGATGAGTACGGAACCGTGCTGATTTTCGATGAGGTAATGACCGGATTCCGGGTATCTCTGGGTGGGGCTCAGGGCCTGTATGGCGTATCTCCGGATCTGACGGCACTGGGCAAAGTTATCGGTGGAGGCTTGCCCGTTGGCGCTTTCGGCGGAAAACGGGAAATCATGGAACACATAGCTCCTCTTGGTCCGGTTTACCAGGCGGGCACACTGAGCGGAAATCCCCTGGCCATGTGCGCTGGCCTCGCCACATTGAATGCTATTTCTGAGCCGGGCTTTCATGACCGTCTGGC
This sequence is a window from Marinobacter sp. ANT_B65. Protein-coding genes within it:
- a CDS encoding bactofilin family protein codes for the protein MLGKKKQKPRRPTGNFDTLISSRTTIEGDVHFSGGLHVDGHIRGKVLAEDGSDAVLRVSEVGEITGDISAPHVIINGTVHGDVYASAHLELAEKAAVNGSVYYNLIQMAMGASVNGNLVHQREPSGLLTQDKTPAANSGGARLDDDVSELAEHAGGKSE
- a CDS encoding DUF6776 family protein, with product MSEQRKPAEEYVVIRHRPGYRLRRSLILLVFTLVAAVVGYAVGVVQGGYRFTSAEESSERLEDKITALEASHSEALQQLVNLERGQLMDEQALKQARKTIVDLETRVSALQSDLTFYKNIMAPSETSKGLQVDRFSLASDRQSGVYSFKLVLTQVGNNKSYISGVVAVNIIGMRDDKKEVIALRDLSQEIQDLGVKFRFRYFQDVEGRLALPDDFEPLEVQVVAQAEGRKSSQAERTFNWDDLTEN
- the argC gene encoding N-acetyl-gamma-glutamyl-phosphate reductase, which encodes MIKVGIVGGTGYTGVELLRILAVHPEVTVSCITSRSEAGMPVAEMYPNLRGHFDLAFSEPDPSVLAQCDLVFFATPHGVAMRMIPELMASGVRVIDLSADFRLKDLNVWSEWYGMPHESPEWAEKAVYGLPEVVRDEIARAQLVANPGCYPTAVQLGFLPLLEKGLVDPSRLIADAKSGASGGGRQAKIGMLYGEVSESFKAYGASGHRHLPEIRQGLSAAAGTATGVTFVPHLVPMVRGIEATLYAELKNPADFDRLQLLYEERYRDEPFVDVMPFGSHPETRSVRGANLCRMALHRQEQSNIVIISSVIDNLVKGAAGQAVQNMNIMLGLKETQGLDAPALLP
- a CDS encoding chloride channel protein, whose protein sequence is MNKFWHKIGEKLITAFPPRFSGVDSLPQLAILGLLSGLVTGAVILIFRLAIEWPLEHFLPGEGSEAFESLDILTRGLLPLAGALGLGLLLHRLATQDRKVGVAHVMERLNYHQGYITMRSAVIQFILGVTTVVTGQSAGREGPAVHLGAAFSSLMGQWMRLPNNSIRTLVACGCAAAISASFNTPISGVIFAMEVVMMEYTIAGFTPIILAAVSAAIVTQVVYGTEPAFSVPALTMNSLLEIPWILVIAIVIGIAAALFIRLVDSMGRFNDRPIFLRVIIAGVLMVPAAILVPQTMGIGYDTVNETINGELGFWLLLSAGAAKLVITALTVGLGMPSSIIGPTLFMGATLGGAMGLIGAEIIPEHASSVGFYAMLGMGAMMGAVLQAPLAALMALMELTRNPHIILPGMLIITTSTLITSEAFGQKSLFLTVLKSQGLSYQSSPVIQALRRVSVAAIMDKSILRIERHLTTEEARKALKAEPKWLVVEGSNGPTSLLPAVDLARYLEDHGEVAAENDAEQPKSIDLMDIPANRRDIAPVQYQATLEEALQEFETTSAEALYVQRHVAPMIQRIYGVVLKSDIESYYQYRRS
- the hemJ gene encoding protoporphyrinogen oxidase HemJ, which produces MLWVKAFHIISLVCWFAGIFYLPRLFVYHAACEDKPGRERFKIMERKLYRGITTPSMIATVIFGIWLLSYNVSGYFSQGWLHVKLVLVALLIVYHFYCGHLVKVFRDDQNTRSHVFYRWFNELPVFILLAVVILAVVKPF
- the thiD gene encoding bifunctional hydroxymethylpyrimidine kinase/phosphomethylpyrimidine kinase, which encodes MKHYTRPQVLVLSGLDPSGGAGIQADIQAITSLGCHPLPVLTCLTVQDTRNVYDAEAVNPELIREQLRCLSEDVPIHAVKTGALGNAAVVDVLAEFLENYPDIPVITDPVIKAAGGGDLADDDLLSAMKKRLFPLAEMITPNGVELALLGENDNPDEAARRLIEEGCTSVLATGGHGTGVRITNTLYTYSPTPMSWNIERIGGEYHGTGCTLAAAIAAGRAQGLSPRAAISQAQNYVHRTILHALEVGRGQPVPDRGILWER
- the thiE gene encoding thiamine phosphate synthase — translated: MGTMKPRVPTGLYAITDSGLTPPATLVASVEAAILGGAVMVQYREKLAPMAERLAQARSLQSVCSAAGVPLLINDDATLAKRVGAAGVHLGQSDGSASEARQLLGYDAIIGITCHADPALAKTAMEAGADYLAFGRFFNSSTKPEAPAAPTGILAQAKRFNLPVTAIGGITTENGEQLIRAGADLLAVVGGLFGDSPEAIKQKAQEFQRLFTSHHPLFSTPDNRSSQK
- the hemL gene encoding glutamate-1-semialdehyde 2,1-aminomutase, with protein sequence MTHSETLFEQAQKYIPGGVNSPVRAFRGVGGTPIFFNHAQGAYLYDEDGKKYIDYIGSWGPMILGHSEQRIKDALHAQVDQGVGYGAPTSIETDMARKVCELVPSIDLVRMVNSGTEATMSAIRLARGFTGRDKIVKFEGCYHGHADSLLVKAGSGALTLGVPNSPGVPASLAELTLTLDFNDIEGVRETFSKIGDQIAAIIVEPVAGNMNCIPPVPGFLEGLREVCDEYGTVLIFDEVMTGFRVSLGGAQGLYGVSPDLTALGKVIGGGLPVGAFGGKREIMEHIAPLGPVYQAGTLSGNPLAMCAGLATLNAISEPGFHDRLAQKTLAVRDGLKSAADATGIPLTVQGAGAMFGFFFTDQPSITRFDQVMKCDVERFKKFFQGMLKEGIYLAPSAFEAGFTSAALTDEDIAETVRAAKKVMATL